acagaggaggaggaggagaacagCCTGGATCCCTGAGCACCATTTGCCTGCGTTTGAGGACCAGCATCTTTCTGAGCTTTACTTTAATAAAGTTATTATTAAACAGCAGCCAGTCTTGGCTCTGTATTTAGGTCAGGCACCCCCCTATAGTGTAAGTCTTTCCTCTAgaggtgggatgggggcagAGAGATACCCCTGCCCTCCCATTCTCCCTACAGAAAGCAGCCTGGGGGGGTTCAGGGGAGCCAGGAACTCGCACTGAATCCAGCGTGGTTTGAGGTTGACATAGAAACAGCgtggggagggaggcagggattGTCGCTTCGACGGCCCAACGAGGGATCCAAAGCGCGCTTTGTGATTGGTCAGAAGTGGAGGGGTAGGCGGGGCCTAGAGGTGGTGCCGCCACACAGGCAAAGCTATGGGCCAAAAGGAGGATCCAAATTGCACGCGGTGATTGGCTTAGAAATAAACCAATGGtgcttcagctgctgtgcagcGATTGGTGCTGCCGTGAGCCCTCTGAGTCCTATAAAAGGGCAGGGAGGGAGCGGGAATGCACTCAGTGCTAAGATGGATCTGGTCCGACACTATCAGCTCTATGGGAGCCCCCAATAGTCCTCCACCCCCCTCCACCCTATAAACctccattgggacccccccTCCACCCTATAAACCTCCATTGGGACCCTATAGATTCCAGGGGGTAACTAAGACACCCCCCAGCTGCCAGCATATGGCATATAGAAGCAGTGAACCCCCAGCATGGGGAAGGTGGGGGTAATAGGGGCAGTATATGTGCGTGATATAGATCCATGAGCCCCATATGTGGCTGTGGGTGGAGAAACGGCACGTTTCTGGGCTTTActttacaaaataataacaacgATAAATTTCTTAGGAATTGAATGGAACAGATGATACAGCATCAAACAACAACCGGTCGATCTTGGCtctattatatataatatatatatatatatcagacACCCCAACGTCGGCCTTGTTTCTATGGGACGGGGCTGCCCTTCGCCCCCCAGCCTTGGGGACACGGCTGTCCCCCATATGGGGGTGACACAggggggaggatggggatgatggggatatgggggggggttatttACACGATGGGGTGCACATACGTACATATTTATAGTCAGCGGGGAGCACGGGGCCGCAGCACGgagaggaacaaaacaaagtgcATTTATACAGACTAGATCCAGAGCTCACGGCCAGGGGAGGCAGGGAGCCAGGCTGGGGCTGCCATGCAGGGTGAGGGGTCCCCGTGCTCCCTCTTTCCATAGGGGAACCCCCCCACCCCTATGGGTGAGGCTGGCATTGCTCCCAGCCCCCCAAAAGGGTGGAGGGGGCTGGTGGGCAGCTCCCCATATTTGAGTGATtgtaggggggggggggagagacccccaccccactccGTGGCTAAAGGTCGGCGGTGTGTGTGGGGTCTTCAGCCAAGGGGGCTCTggagcctggaggagagaaaggaggtgTGAAGGGGGAGAAATTGGGGGTCAGGGGGTGAAAATGAAGGTTCCCCTTCAACCCCCCCAAACACTTTAAGGGGATGATTaggaagagggagaaagggagaagataCTGAAGGGGGACAGAGAGAGAATGGGGCAAGAATAAGTGAGGAGGATGGAAAGAAGTGAGGTGATGAGGGAGATAGGGACATGGAAAGGAGATGGGGTGCAGCCGCTCACCTGGGATGTTGGTGCTGTGGCCCTGTAGGCTCCTTAGGGAGCGGGTCAGGGGGCTGCCACCCTCGGGGCTGTGGGGTTGCTGGgtccatccctccatcccagGGGCTGGGTGCCCCACAGGGGTGGTGTCTGCAGATGAGCTGTGCCCAAGggactgcagcagctcccagtggGCAGCTTCCACAGcctggttggggggggggaagtgaaGGGAAAGGACACAATGTAAGGGCAGGGGGGCACAGGTTTGTGGTTTCCCCCTCTGTTATATCAGCCCTTGAGTGGGGCTCACCTTCAGCCTGTTGAGCTTCAGCGTCAGCTGCTCAATGGTGCGGAAAATGAGGTCGACATCTCGGAGGGGACCGGGTGGGTCTGGGGGACCCTCAGCAGCGCTGGGTCGGGGGGGTTCCTCAGGTGGGAAGGCTTGGGGGGGTCCTGGAGGTGGCACAGGTTCGGGGGGCCCGGTGGGCATGCTGACATAGAAGTAGTTACCTGTGTAGGAGGGAAGGAGCAGACTTAGTGCATTGGGGGGCATCAGGGTTGCAGTGGCACTCTGTGTCCTGAGCTCTGGGGACAACCCTCGGGGACATggccccctcccacccctccccaAGGATACAGCACCCCCCAGGGATATGTGTCCCCCTGGAGGATATGGATGCCCTTAAGGGACAGGAGGGTATAATGGGGAAACATGGCTGTGGGAACTCAAGGAAACCCCCCAGGAAGGGGATGGGGGTCTCTTTACCATCTACATTAGCTCCgcctccttcctgcagctcagttTCTGTTTGGCTGCTGCCTGGCGAGAGCGTGGCCTCCTGAGCACCCTCCGCAGGGGCTGTGCACCCCAAaaagagatggggaagggagagggagggggtgAGCTGGCCCCGCCACCAGCACCCACCACCAGCACCAATCAGCATCCCATCACCAGCacccatatatatataccagCATCACATCAGTCACCATCCCCATCACCAATTAGCACCGGCACCCATCAGCTCCCCCACCACCAGCACCCATATACCAGCATCATTTAGCATCCCACCACCAGCACCCATTAGAACCCACCACCAGCATCCCAGCTCCAAAGCTCATGCAGAgagaccccaaatcccagccaagggaaggaaaggaacagcCCCcaggtgccccccccccccatgcccGGTTGGGGACAGGCAGCTCCCCATACCTTTCCGGACCACCTTgtagctgctctgctcctcagcagaCACTGTTGGACCCGTCTCATTCTGTTCCTCCAACCCTGATCTTGACTTTGGCTCTTCGGCAGCACTTTGGGGCTCAGCCAGCAACTCTTGGGATGCTGAATCCTGGCTGGAGAGCACTGAGTCCCAAGTGTGGGTACCCCCAATGACTGATGGTGTGGGTGTCAGGTCGTCCTCAGGCTCCGTGTCACGACTGGGCAGGAGCCGACGCAGGATCAACAGCCGCAGGTTCTCCACTGGGATAAGAGGGATAAAGTGGTTGGGGGAGGTTGATATCATAGAGGGGGGCTCCCCAATCTTCCTGAGCATCACTCACCATCCTCCAGGGCTGCCTCGGCCAACCCCTCGGCTGGGCTGGGAACTGGCAGTGCCAAGCGCATGGAGGGCTCTGGGTGAGCATCAGACACCTCTGTTTGCAGAGGTCCAGGGGGCAGCTCTTCCTCTTCCACCTCGCTGCTCCCCGGCTCCTCTGGCAGCACTGgaggctgctccctgcccagcagctccgTGGGATTGTCGTCTGCTGCATTGAGAGGGGAGAGCTCAAGGTTGTGTCCTGAGCCCAGAGACAGATGGGCAACTGAGCATGGGAAATCACCTGAAGAACTCTCCTCCgcttctgctgcagagctgctgacttGGGACAGGATGGGGGAGACGTCGGGGTCCTGCAACACCAGGCTGCAGGATGGAGAGGGGTTAGACTGGAGGATGGCAGTGCTAAGGGGCCAGGAGCCCTGAAAGCTGCTTCTGGGTCTCCAGTAAAtagctcctgcagcagggagaacCCATGTCTCCAGCCCCACCAGCTGGAGACACCCAGCAGTGCCATCAAGTGCCAGACcaggctccagccctgctcacctTGAAGGTGCCATGCGAGTGGGTTCCGGCATCTGGCGTTTTGGGGGGAAGGTAGCATTCCTCATGGCACTCTGCACTGCCTCCTCTAACACCTCCATCCACCTGGCCGGCCCAGAGCACCGTCAGCTCCTGGGGGGGTCACACAGGggagccccctccccaaccACGCACTGCCCACGGCACCAGTGCCCCTTTAGCCCTTACGTGTTCTTCTCAGAGGACGTCAGTGCTACCAGCTCATAGATCTGGGGTCCCAGCTCTGATGTGCAGATGATGAAGAAGGCTCGTTTATCTGCACAGGGGGACAAAGCAATGGAGAAGCTCAAGGTACAGTGAAGAACATGCTCAAGAGGACAGGCCCCCTGCCACCCCCTGCATCCTGCTGTCCCCTACCTGTGGCCACGGAGCGAATGAGCACCGAGTTGAGCTTGAGGATGGGGCTGAAGGTCTGCTTGTTGTCCAAGGAGCCCAGAGCTGTCTTGCCGTGGCACTTGAGCACCAGCTTTTCATCTTGTTTCTGTAGCAGCACCAGGAGGTCCTCCAGGAGCAGCACGTGCAGATCTGGAgtggagagcagagagaagaggcTCAGGGTTGTGCTCACAGCCCAGGAAGGATTATCCTGAGGACACCACAACTCCAGCTGGCACAGCCTCACAGGGTCCCCAAAATGCTACCAGAGGTCCCACATCCTGCAGGACCTGAGGGAAGGTCCATACCCACAGTCTTATCCTTGCTGATACGCCAGGTGAGTGGCCCTTCGTGGATCATGCGGCGGGAGGTGAGGTCCAGGCTCTGAAGGAATGAGAGGGCAGTGGTGAATGTGCTGGCACCAGGCAGCTCCCCAGGTCTACAAGGAGCTGGAATCACCTTGAACTCAGCTGCCAGCGGGTTGCTGGTCCTCTCCAGTGAGGTGGCATCCAGGCGTTTCTGGTAGCCCTCCAGCCGATGTCGGTTCTCTGCTTGCTTCACTGCTTCATTCACATACTTGAGGATGTCCCGGCAGTGGTCTCGGGCCCGGCACAGCTTATCATGCTCCGAGGTGCCCGCTGGAGCAGGATGATGGTCAGGGGGAGCAGGTGCTGCCCTGTGTAGCTGAGCAACACTCACACACCCGTGGCTGCATCCTGAGCCCACATGGAGCCAGCCCAGAGCTGACAGAAGGGAGGAGTCCCCCCCAGCACCAACCCATCCCAGCTGGACAGCAGCACACCATCCTCACAACCCTAAGAGTCCTCCAGCCCCTACCTTCAGTATGCTTGAGGATGTTCTCCAGCAGCAACGGGTACTTGGTCAGGCGTTGCATTTCTGAGATGATCAAGTCCTTAAGTTGCAGGCGCCGGCACTGAGGgttgctttctgcttcctaGGGCAGAGGAAAAGGATGAAGGTCCTGGGGTGTGAGCAGGGGCAGCCAGGAGAGCTGTGGGGTGAGAAGCAGCCCAAGAGAGGAACGAACCTGCATGAAGATCTGGAAACGGGTCTCCTTGCGCTGTTTGGTCTTGATAAGCTCCAGCGCAATGGACTGGTAGGAGCAAAAGTCAGCAGTGACCTGCTGGATCTCCTCCTTGGCCAGGCCGTCAAACTGGGGGCACAGAAAGACGTGGGCTCAGATACCAACAAACCTGGCCCACCTTGACCCCACCATGGCCTTCCCAAAGCTCCTCCATTTCCATGTTCTGGTTCCCAGAGCAAGAGGCAACGAGGGACAGCACAGGTCTCTGTGACAGCAGGGTCACCTCTGCCCTCTGCACAGAAACCTTCAGGCTCCCCTGTCTGCTCCTAGAGGATGTGATGTCCTCAGGGCCGGAGTCACCCCATCCCCTCTAAGCAGCCACCCCTCTTTACCCGGGACAGCATGAGATCCCCGATTTCCTTAATGATTGGTCCTTCTTCCCGGAGCTTCTTCATTGATTCGGAGAGGGAATCTGGAGGAGGAAGTGGGAGACACAGTGAACTTTGACTGCTGCTGCCATGAAACTGAAAGTGGGCTACAAAGATCAGCAACAATCAAACAGCCCAGCCCAGGCTGGTCATTGCATAGcccagggcagtgctgccaCTGCAGGAAGGTTTGcaggacagaaagaaaggaaggaagaacttACTGTGGATTTCAATCACATCTGGGAGGTTGGGGAAGAGCAGCGCCAACTCCTCCCTGGACAGCAGGCTCTCCTTCCTCATCCGCTGGTAAAAGAGGAGGTCGAGGACTCGGAGGATGCGAAGGTGAGATACCTCCGTGGCAAAGAGCTCTGTCAAGAGGCAGAGGATTAGGAGGTGTCCTTGGGCTGTGTCTGTAGAGGCACAGATTCTCAACTCCTCACTCCTAGCTCCTCACCATTGATCACCTCCTGCCGGTCAATCTCCTTCTGTGGCAGGCTGGCCAGCAGCTCCCGGCCCACTGTGTGCTGCCAGTTCTGTGCATCCAGCTCGGACTCCAGGTCTGAGAGTTGGCCCTGCTCATCCTCCAGCAGGTGAGGCAGGAAGGGGTCAGCACCAAAGCCCAGGCTGGGTGACTCGATGCTCCTGGGtggatgaaaagcagcagtgagagtACTCTGCAGTCCTTCTCCCCCATGAGCCCGCCTGCAgcactcccagcacagccaaTATCTACCTGGGCCCTATTTCGGCTTGAACCCGGGACCTTCAGCACAAGAAGCACAAGCCTCTGACTCTTGAGCTAACAGACTAGGTCCCCCAGCAGCCATCTATATAGGTCGATTAAGCTCCTGCGTGAGACACAAGGGAACAGAGGTGCCTCCTAACTCCTGGGATGGGGAGCTGGCGTTACGCAGGACTGTGCCAAGTGGAGGCATCTCTGGgggctccctccctccctcccagggcagccctgAGCATCACTTCCCCTGGTGCTCTATCAAGGCCTGGGAGAAGCTAGAAAGGTCCCCTCTgacacccccagccccctctACAGTGACCCTCCTGCTCTGTAGGACCCAGCCCTGGAGGTGGCGGCGGGCTCGGGGTGCTGAGGTAGAGGTAATGGCAACAGCAGCCGTGCCACTCACCTGCGTCCCATCTTCGGTGTGTAGGGGGGGGTGGGATTCTCCAGCGAcctggggagggatgggagcaTCACCCATGAGACCCTGTGGCATCAGCAGGGCCCTCTCCTCCCAacacagcaccctgcagcactTCCCGGGAGCAAATCCATTGAGGGGCAAGTACCACCCATTGCAATGCAGGGCTTGGGGCACAAAGGTACATTAAACCAAATTCTCGCTGGCTTCCCAACTGTGAAGTTGGACTCTCAGGGCTGCACCAGGAGGTGCAGAGCCCAGACACAGTAGGCAGGCAATTGACCATCCCAGATCCCTCCTGAGGGCCACAGGTAACCCATCTCCCTTAGCCTGGCTATGCTGGCAGCTCCCACCTGGTGGACAGACTGGAGGCAGAGGACGATGCTGACTGGTGAAGCCTGGTGgcctcagctgcagcatccaTATCCACATCGCTACGGGAGCGGGGCAcgttttctgctttccttgatttcttcatctcttctcGACCTTTCAAGCTCTCCGAGCGGCCCAGCTTGACCTCAGCACGAGATCTGCAGTAGGGAGACAGAGCAGGGAGCATCAGGCTGAGGGATGCACAGGCAGAAAACACAGGGTGAGATCACAGAGGGCAGGAATTGCTCCCCCAAACCCTTCATACCCGTCACCCTCCAGCAGGTCCTCAGGGAAGCTGCCAGTGGAGAGACGCTGCGAGCCAGGCTCCTGGTTGTCATAATGCTGGTTGTTCTCAAAGTGCTGGATAATGTTCCTCACATTGCCGGGTTTGACTGCTGGggcaaagagaagggagggatCCTGGTTAGGGTAGGAAGGAGGAGATAGATGGTGGCATTGCTGTCCTCACTGTGGGATGTCACCAAGGCCACCACTGGGGCTTCCCTAGGGACATCTATGGGCagccctcctcccaccccacagcccatcCAGTGCCCAATGTAGCAGCGTTGGggaaacaaatcaaaactgAGCACGTGAGATGAAtggcaaataaaagaaaagggcTTTTACCTTCGACAGGGGACAAAGGGACATgaaatgctgaaaggaaaaaaacaaaaaaacaaaaatgagatgTCAAATCAATCCTGTGTCTATCAACGGCGGAGGAGGCAGAGAAGGGAGCGTGTGAGCTAATGGTATAAGAACTGAAAgtagaaggggggggggaacatACATATGCATGTCAGAGCACACGTGCACACATGTGCCAGAGCACACACGTATCGTCGCACGCTCTCCACCATCTCagcccaccctgcagctccACAATATCCCAATACTCACTGCTCTGGGACATTTTGGGCTTTGCAATGTACTTTAGGATGGGGTTGCGCTTCTTGTCTTCCATGGCATCCTTGTccttctttgtgctgctgctctgctgggacaCCCGAGAGGAATGTTGGCATTACAATGTGGGCAATACACCACAGCTATtcctccatcccatccacatattgcagagggagctgggagcagagcagagggacagcagcCATCACACCACTCACCTTCTTGGCCTTGGGGAAGAAGGGCAGCCACTTGTCCTTGTCCGGGAGGGCCTGTGCCTTCTCACTGGTGCTGGCTACACGTGGCTCACGGCTGCGGATGCCAGTGTGGTTCATGTATGTGCTGAGGGCAAAGGCCATGGGGGAGCTGCAAGAGAAGAGTCTGAGTGGAGACAGAACACCAGGCTGGAGGGTGAAAATGGAGCTGGGACATCCTGTGGGGTCTCGTGTGACAAAGGGACCACTCCTTCCTGGCCAGGGGACACCTGGGAAGGGACAAGGAgggcagaaaggcagcagccTTCAAGAGGGAGAGTTAGGGACACTCCTTCCCCAAGCCCTGCCATCCTGAAAGCCCCCAGAGATAAAGCTGGCACTGGGACAAAGTGCTGCAGGCCAGCATATTAAAGGGGCGGTTTCGCATCTCCTCTCTAAGacccttttcccctctttagTCAGCAATAGCAATACAGTCACAACTGGGTGCATGCTTGCCATGGCTGAGAGTCACTCACCTCCTGTCCTCTTCATATTTTGACCTgcagagagagatggagaagaaTAAGAGAGCCTGTTTGTATTCCTCTGCTCAGCCCCTTGGAGCCATCCCCAGGCAGGGTTCTCCCTCTATGTCCCCTAAAGACCTTTCCTCCCATCTCTGccaccagcacccccagctcctgctccactTTCTCCTTCCTGAGCTCAATCAGCACACTGGGGAGGTGGCAGGACCAGACAGCCCACACTTACAGGATGTCACCCAGCTGAGCCAGCTGCTTCTCGGCCACTTGCCGCTCCTTCTGCGGGTCCCCATCCAGGTCCAGGAGGTCGTTTTCCCCATATAGGCTCCCCAGGCCCATGGTACGCTTCGTTCTATGGGCACATGGGGGTCAGTGCCACAAAGCACAGGGGGAGGTATGCTGAGATCTGTGGGGTGGCCATCCCATTGTCACCTGTAGTCCTGGATCTGCTCCTGTATCTCGGGCATCACCATCTCCTGAGCTTCAAAGAGGGCAGCTCGGACATCATCCCCATTCCGTAGGCGAGCCTCTGGGTGATAAAAGGACAGGCAGTGTCACCAGCCATGCAGGAAATTGCCATAAGAACTTTCTGGCAGCCCCTGAGAGCTCCTCACTCACCGATCTCAGACAGAAGCTGCTCCGACACCTTCACTCGAAGAGGCTGCAGAGAGAACACAACACAGTGTGAAGGAATTTGCATGCCAAAGCCACAgtcacacagctctgagctgcagggtGAGGGTGCTCTGTGATCCTGCACCATCATTGTTTGGCATTTCTGCAACTTGGGGGGGGGTGTGAGAGCTGAGAGTCCCACTCCCCCAGTGCACAAAGCACCCAGCACTCATCACAGCACCCAGAACACAAATCCCTCTGGAGCAGTGTCCTCCTTCCAAGCAATAGGTACCCCCAGGAATTAGAGGGCACAGCctgagccccagccctgcctctATGACCCCTGCTCCAAGCTGCCTGGTGCTGCTACCATTGTGCAATGCCTGCGCAATGCTTTACGCAATTTGCATCGAAGCAGAGAAGCCAGCATCAGCAAAGCACTGTCAGTAACAAAAACTGTTAAAAAGGACCCTCATGCAATGGACAAGAGACTGATGTTGGCTTTCCAGCTGGttctcctcccaccccctgCAGATACAAGGACCCCTGTGCAGGCACACAGCCCCTGCCCTCACCGCGTTCCGGTCCAAGAAGATGTTCCAGATATCCTTCCCCAAACCCCGGGAATCCTTTGCTGTTGTCTGCTGGCAAACGTCTGCGCATAAGTAGAAGAGCTGCAAGGAGGGGAGACCAGAGGTGGGCAGCGAAGAAGGAGGAAGGTTTAGAAGCAGGAAGGTGAAACATCCAATAGAGCAGCAGCCAGACGGCCATGAAACAGGAAACGACCGTGGGGGTCTGGGAGGGCAGCGCCCTCCCCGCGTCACGCctgggaggaaggggaggacaTGTAACCCTACACTGGGCTTCCctcactgctgcacagctggggacagggctgccagcagcttccTGAGCCCTAAACAGAGCCTGCACCTCAGCAATGTGCTCAGCAAACCAGCAGCGCCCGCAGACCCCAGGGATGTGGGTTAGGGCACGGATACACCGCCCCGCTGGCATTTCTCCCAGCTTGCTGCCTCCAGCTCTTACCAGGGGGCTGGGATCTGCCTGGGAGAATATGTAGCGCAGGAAGACTCCCAAGTGTGCTGGTCGGGACTTCAGCTTGCTCAGGTCCTGGAAGAGGGAGTCGCACTGCAGGGCCCGAAGGAGAAGCATTGGTTAGGAAAGAAGGGAACTGACTTGTCTGGAGCCCTGTTGCATACCCCTGGGTGAAgctccagcccctgctcccCAATTCCCACCAACCCAATCCAGgacacccccatccccaccacggCAGTGGCTGGGCTGGTGACAGCTGTCATCCAGGAACGCTCTCGGCACGGGCTGGGATAACAGAGGCAGATGAGGTCACTGGACAGCTTCCTCCTCAGGAGGATTTCTAAATGCCAAAGCTTCCTGGGTGCCAGGGCACACAGCCACAAAGGGAGGAGCATGTGAGAAGTGACAGCCCTGTCCCGTGACCTTGGCTAACTGCCCCCAGAGAGATGGGACAAGAGCCAAGAGCAGTTTGGTGCCACTACCTCGTTGTTGAAATAGCCCGGATCGTAATCCTCCTCTGGCCCAATGATGAGAGGTCGTCCAGTGCGCTCTGATCCCTGCAGGAGAGGTGGGACAGCATTAGGAGCTGGGCACTGGCTTCAGGGAGCGTGAGGACACTTGATGTACCCTGCTAGATGGGGTGATGGCTGCATGCTCAAGGCCAGCACTGGTCCCATCCTACCTGCTCAGTGGTAGGGGTGAAGGCGGTATCGGAGCCCTGCCGGCGATGGTGCTGGAAGAGGCGGGCTGTGATGACTGGGGAGGTGCGTGGGCTGTCCAAGCCGTGGTCAGAGAGGACAGAGTTGCGGTTCAGGGAGATCTGTTCAGGAAGTTGGAGGGGAAAGGCTGGGGATGGCTCTTGCCTGACTTAGGGTTGTCCCTTGAGAGCAGTTTGCAGCTCTGAGACCATGAAGACCACGTCCTCAATGGGCCCAGCGAACTCAGAAACCACATAAAACCTTCAGGGCTATGGGAATCACTTTAAGACTAGAAGCACAAGCCTGGGGACCACTCATTTCTGGGGCAGCAATGTCAGGATATGCACTGCATGCCCAAGCACTGCAATCTCAGCTCTGGTCCGTGGCTCCTAACAGTGCAAAGAACCCTCCAGCTGTACCCTGCTGTCATATTCAGTCATCTCAGGTGacatttagttttaaataacACTTTCCCCCATCGTTGCTGTGacccagcagagctgggctgttcTCTCACCTCGCTGACAGAGGGGAACCGCTCCGTGCCTGACTCCAACCCGCTGTCACCATCCTGAGAGTCCACTGAGAGGCGGCCTGGGGACAGAGGAGAGGCTGAGTCCCATGTTCAGGACTTCCCAGTGCACaatggggagaggggaaggtACAAACTACCAGCACCACTCACCTTCTGCTGCCCTGAACATTGCCATGCTGGAATCACCAGACAGTCGCCCCAAATCCTGCAAGGTGAGGGGAATGTGGGACCAGTGGGATGCCACCCAGCAAAGGGAGAcactccagcacagagcaaagaggaCACCAGGCTGCAGAATCTCCCACTCACCATAGCAAAAGTGGGAAACCAGGAGCACCAGCACCCTGCATGGCCATGCTTCCCCACTCCCCAAAGGAGCCTGATGCCTGGTGCCTAACCCTAATCTAAGTTAGGGTTCCAACAGAGCTTGTGCTGCTCACTTACCATGGAGCCACTGGTCTCCTGGCGGATTttgagctgcagctggctgaCCCTCCGGCGTGCTCCCTCAATCTGCTCCCCCACCACAGTGCCAGGGTTGCGGTTGTATGCCTCATAGAAGCGCTGAGTGAGAAGATAAAGATGATCACAGTGGCCCCAAACCCATCAGCCTGCCCCATTGCTCATGGGAAGGGGGCAAAGACACAGTTGCTACATGGCTCAATGGGTCAATGTGTGCACCAAGAGCTCCCCTGGGTCAGACAGTACCCAAATGCTGCATATCTCCCCCAGGTACCAGCACAGTTTGGCTGGGATGTTACAGACTGCTGCAAGAGCCCATTAACTAAACAtcaaagcaggagaaaagggTTGAGAGCTGAGCTTCTCCCAGCACCTATCAGCTCAAGCAAGGGACAACCCAGCCCAGAGTCACTCTTGAAGGAGGAGAAGCATTatacctgcagctctgcctcctcctgtcGCAGCATGTTCCGGAGAATCTGCGTTGCATGCTTCTGAACCTCAGGGTCCTGCAGTGTAAGGTGGACACAAGCcaaggctgagctctgcctgcaatgcattgcagcctgcaggaaggcagagagcAGGGTGGGCAGAACACATTACCTGCAAGGGCTTGGGGCCAGTGATGCGCTGTGGTGGGGGGAGTGGTGGGGGTGGAGGTGGTGGGGGGCAGGCAGGGGCATTGCGGGGTGCCCCTGTAGTGCTCGTGTCTTGCTGGGAGTTGGAGAGCCCAACCGACGGTGGTGGGGAGCCCAGGAGTGTCAGGGCCACGTAGGCACCAGCTGAGGACATCAAGgattagaaaggaaagaaaagctcctGTCATTCACTCCTTGAAATATCAGgtgagcactgcagcaatgGGTGGGCACATCCCTATCCCTGTGTGTCTGTGGAGGACTGAGACAGATATCCTCATCTTCTCCCAAAAACCAAGCCCTGCCTTTGGGTATGATGCTGTCCCTCCCCAGCTGGGCATGTAACCTCGTCTCCAGGAGCAATAAAGGGAAAGCTCTGCCACCTGAGCTCAGAGCCAGTTTCTGGCCATACTCACACTTGATCAACTTCACCACCTCCAGGTGGGAGCTGTTGGTCACCATGGTGCCGTTCACCTggcagaggggaggagaggagagccatcagctgcagacacagcagcagggtATGGCAGCACAGGCCACAATGCTCACCTTGACTATGCGGTCCCCCTCCTGCACCCCAGCCTTCATGGCCGCTCCTCctgcaggacagacagacagacagacaggcaTCAGAAATGGTTGTGCAACATGATGTGAACACCATCACAGCCCAAATagcctctgtgctgcttaaGCAGCCACAACCCAGCCCTTCCTATCCCTGGCCAGACCGGGGTCCCAGCATCCGCAATGACTCCTACACATCCCAGAGCACCACGTGCATGCAAACACCGGACAggggcccagcagcagcactgctctgctcctctccccacTCCACTCTGTAACAAAGCCACTGAGGCTGAAATATAGGGAAAATTATCTTTTCCTCAAGCCAAAACCAAGAGGAAAT
This DNA window, taken from Coturnix japonica isolate 7356 chromosome 25, Coturnix japonica 2.1, whole genome shotgun sequence, encodes the following:
- the ARHGEF11 gene encoding rho guanine nucleotide exchange factor 11 isoform X1, coding for MSVRPPQAAPDRAGSKRQRLPRLSSLSSLGDSSSERRSPGHRRQPSDSSETTGLVQRCVIIQKDQHGFGFTVSGDRIVLVQSVRPGGAAMKAGVQEGDRIVKVNGTMVTNSSHLEVVKLIKSGAYVALTLLGSPPPSVGLSNSQQDTSTTGAPRNAPACPPPPPPPPLPPPQRITGPKPLQDPEVQKHATQILRNMLRQEEAELQRFYEAYNRNPGTVVGEQIEGARRRVSQLQLKIRQETSGSMDLGRLSGDSSMAMFRAAEGRLSVDSQDGDSGLESGTERFPSVSEISLNRNSVLSDHGLDSPRTSPVITARLFQHHRRQGSDTAFTPTTEQGSERTGRPLIIGPEEDYDPGYFNNECDSLFQDLSKLKSRPAHLGVFLRYIFSQADPSPLLFYLCADVCQQTTAKDSRGLGKDIWNIFLDRNAPLRVKVSEQLLSEIEARLRNGDDVRAALFEAQEMVMPEIQEQIQDYRTKRTMGLGSLYGENDLLDLDGDPQKERQVAEKQLAQLGDILSKYEEDRSSPMAFALSTYMNHTGIRSREPRVASTSEKAQALPDKDKWLPFFPKAKKQSSSTKKDKDAMEDKKRNPILKYIAKPKMSQSTFHVPLSPVEAVKPGNVRNIIQHFENNQHYDNQEPGSQRLSTGSFPEDLLEGDGSRAEVKLGRSESLKGREEMKKSRKAENVPRSRSDVDMDAAAEATRLHQSASSSASSLSTRSLENPTPPYTPKMGRRSIESPSLGFGADPFLPHLLEDEQGQLSDLESELDAQNWQHTVGRELLASLPQKEIDRQEVINELFATEVSHLRILRVLDLLFYQRMRKESLLSREELALLFPNLPDVIEIHNSLSESMKKLREEGPIIKEIGDLMLSRFDGLAKEEIQQVTADFCSYQSIALELIKTKQRKETRFQIFMQEAESNPQCRRLQLKDLIISEMQRLTKYPLLLENILKHTEAGTSEHDKLCRARDHCRDILKYVNEAVKQAENRHRLEGYQKRLDATSLERTSNPLAAEFKSLDLTSRRMIHEGPLTWRISKDKTVDLHVLLLEDLLVLLQKQDEKLVLKCHGKTALGSLDNKQTFSPILKLNSVLIRSVATDKRAFFIICTSELGPQIYELVALTSSEKNTWMEVLEEAVQSAMRNATFPPKRQMPEPTRMAPSSLVLQDPDVSPILSQVSSSAAEAEESSSADDNPTELLGREQPPVLPEEPGSSEVEEEELPPGPLQTEVSDAHPEPSMRLALPVPSPAEGLAEAALEDVENLRLLILRRLLPSRDTEPEDDLTPTPSVIGGTHTWDSVLSSQDSASQELLAEPQSAAEEPKSRSGLEEQNETGPTVSAEEQSSYKVVRKAPAEGAQEATLSPGSSQTETELQEGGGANVDGNYFYVSMPTGPPEPVPPPGPPQAFPPEEPPRPSAAEGPPDPPGPLRDVDLIFRTIEQLTLKLNRLKAVEAAHWELLQSLGHSSSADTTPVGHPAPGMEGWTQQPHSPEGGSPLTRSLRSLQGHSTNIPGSRAPLAEDPTHTADL